From one Sphingobacteriales bacterium genomic stretch:
- a CDS encoding gliding motility-associated C-terminal domain-containing protein, which yields MTIFLLIPGIDSSLFATHIVGGVMNYRYVGNDRYEISLYVYRDCIYGIPPLDDPAYIRVWDGVSESVYGFSKPFDDTLPPLQPDPCSRIETPVCVNWTRYLDTLVLPPNDLGYTIYYQRCCRNNTILNLTYDSRGYGAMDWGATYTINIPPSLANEHITNASPYFVNYPPVYICVNKPITYDNSVIDTDGDSLVYRLCTPYSGAFPYDPANYYTTEFPPFENVVWDSSYSESNMLGGVPLAVHPVNGLLTGTPNTIGQFVVGICVDEYRNGTLLTRTIRDFQFNVVDCNLQIISSFFAPTIQCNDFTVNFQNQSSGATSYKWYFGDGDSSTLDNPTHTYTGAGTYTVTLICYNSVSNSCIANYSKTISVQFKRIEADFNVDVDACLQRGDIIRFIDRSTDSFNVAGWKWNFSTGDSSSLQNPVLSYNGNDTILTATLLVTSTNGCTSTITKTIRLFKKPPYAITPVITKCSNVQTAQLELSMQGNNIFQWSPTTGLNNPNIQNPNTNTNTNITYYVTIKTPLSNGDTCFQRDSVQVKTINTVQINASDTTKVCSDSVRLSVPISTGQSVIWSTSATFNPVIGTTGSIAVAQSAPSRKYFVKITAQGCEATDSIIALYSNTIPQIALEDNILQCSNQLSITAGIDFADQVIWSASPTFNPVLSAENPLIAVQIPKTVKYYIKADYKTCSNTDSIKVTIQDTLPSIALSDSLSICGEDIVISAVVRKFTSLIWSDSPTFSSVIGTTGTLVVFQSNPRQVYYLKAFYRDCFVTDSIIVNYNSNPPTIDLADSAFICSNTIRASAVVNNAGQITWSVNPTFTPVLSNQASFIIAQTAPLKTYYIKAAYQFCSVTDSIQIRIPDKLTSIDLSDSAFVCKDSVRILAHISNYDSLTWFGSINFDEVLSHDSILVTVQSEPQKTYYLKAYYAGCETIDSIAVFYNDTLPSIRINRDKLLYCEDSVSTSATVDFNTTLTWSTDPDFNHVISADSSFTYVQTDSVQWYYFRATYNFCYVIDSIKLEKQNIRYAAENKSVCLGDSLTVRLSVQTHGQYDIKWMTESDTLETSDTDSIHIKPNQSHTLYFSVINTYGCSVDDSLLITVHPLPTVSATVDKPVIFTGEQVQLTVTQDEEYSYNWTPSSLVSQTNIFNPVSSPTETTVYTVSVNTSDNCIGQDTVSVQVLESVCDKNLVFIPNAFTPNGDKVNDEFKVRASTLKNIQLVIYDRWGNKVFESDDIHKGWDGTYKGQPALLDAYGYFFTGQCLQGEKISLKGNVTLLR from the coding sequence TTGACAATTTTTCTGTTGATTCCCGGCATAGACTCTTCATTGTTCGCCACACACATTGTCGGTGGTGTGATGAATTACAGATATGTAGGAAATGACCGTTATGAAATCTCCCTTTATGTATACAGGGACTGCATCTATGGAATTCCTCCTTTAGATGATCCTGCTTATATCAGGGTATGGGATGGTGTATCAGAAAGCGTCTATGGCTTTTCAAAACCTTTTGACGATACATTACCACCCCTGCAACCGGATCCGTGTTCAAGAATCGAGACTCCGGTGTGTGTCAACTGGACGAGGTATTTGGACACATTGGTTTTACCACCCAATGATTTAGGCTATACGATCTATTATCAACGCTGCTGCAGAAACAATACAATTCTTAACCTCACCTACGACTCCAGGGGATATGGCGCGATGGACTGGGGAGCGACCTATACGATCAATATCCCGCCTTCCCTGGCGAATGAACACATAACGAATGCCTCCCCCTATTTTGTCAACTACCCGCCTGTTTATATTTGTGTAAACAAACCGATTACCTATGACAACAGTGTCATTGATACAGATGGTGATTCTTTGGTTTACCGTCTGTGTACGCCCTATTCAGGAGCTTTTCCCTATGACCCGGCAAATTATTATACAACAGAATTCCCCCCTTTTGAAAATGTTGTATGGGATTCGTCATACAGTGAAAGCAACATGTTGGGAGGTGTCCCATTAGCCGTCCATCCTGTTAACGGCTTACTGACCGGTACACCCAATACGATTGGTCAGTTTGTGGTGGGCATTTGTGTGGATGAATACAGAAATGGCACATTGCTTACAAGAACCATACGGGATTTTCAGTTCAATGTGGTGGATTGTAATTTACAGATCATCAGTAGTTTCTTTGCACCAACCATTCAGTGCAATGATTTTACCGTAAACTTTCAGAATCAGAGTTCGGGTGCCACCAGCTATAAATGGTATTTTGGCGACGGTGACTCTTCAACACTGGACAACCCTACACATACCTATACCGGCGCCGGAACTTATACCGTTACACTAATTTGCTACAATTCAGTCAGCAACTCCTGTATTGCCAATTATTCCAAAACCATTTCCGTTCAGTTCAAGAGGATAGAAGCTGATTTTAATGTTGACGTCGATGCCTGTCTGCAAAGAGGTGATATCATCCGTTTCATAGACAGAAGCACCGATTCATTCAATGTAGCCGGCTGGAAATGGAATTTTTCCACCGGCGATTCCTCTTCCCTGCAAAATCCTGTTTTGTCATATAATGGCAATGACACCATCCTTACAGCAACCTTGCTGGTTACCTCCACCAATGGGTGTACCTCCACGATTACAAAGACCATCCGGTTATTTAAAAAGCCGCCTTATGCCATTACACCCGTCATTACCAAATGCAGCAATGTACAGACTGCACAACTGGAATTGAGCATGCAGGGTAATAATATTTTCCAATGGTCGCCAACAACAGGACTGAATAACCCGAACATACAGAACCCCAACACAAACACAAATACCAACATCACGTACTACGTTACGATTAAAACTCCACTATCAAACGGAGATACCTGCTTCCAACGAGACAGTGTGCAGGTCAAGACCATCAATACCGTTCAGATAAACGCCAGCGATACGACAAAAGTGTGCAGTGATTCGGTTCGGTTAAGTGTCCCGATTTCAACAGGCCAATCGGTCATCTGGTCCACTTCTGCAACTTTTAATCCGGTTATTGGAACAACGGGTTCCATCGCTGTAGCACAGAGCGCTCCTTCCCGGAAATATTTTGTAAAGATCACTGCACAAGGTTGCGAAGCGACAGACAGTATCATCGCGCTGTACAGCAATACCATTCCACAGATAGCTTTAGAGGACAACATTTTACAATGTTCCAATCAACTTTCGATAACTGCCGGTATTGATTTTGCAGACCAGGTCATATGGTCTGCATCACCAACCTTCAATCCGGTTCTGTCTGCGGAAAATCCATTAATTGCGGTTCAAATCCCTAAGACTGTAAAATACTATATCAAAGCAGACTACAAAACCTGCAGCAATACCGACAGTATCAAGGTAACCATACAGGATACCTTACCCAGCATTGCATTGTCAGATTCACTTTCCATCTGCGGGGAGGATATCGTAATTTCAGCTGTTGTGAGAAAATTTACTTCCCTGATCTGGTCAGACTCCCCCACTTTCTCTTCAGTGATTGGAACAACGGGCACATTAGTTGTCTTTCAAAGTAATCCGCGTCAGGTATATTACCTGAAAGCATTTTACAGGGACTGTTTTGTTACAGACAGTATTATTGTAAATTACAATAGTAACCCGCCCACTATTGATCTGGCAGACAGTGCATTTATCTGCAGCAATACTATTCGTGCATCTGCCGTCGTAAATAATGCAGGCCAGATTACCTGGTCGGTGAATCCGACGTTTACACCTGTTTTATCGAATCAGGCATCTTTTATCATCGCTCAAACTGCACCGTTAAAAACGTATTACATAAAGGCGGCGTATCAATTCTGTTCTGTGACGGACAGTATACAAATCAGGATACCGGACAAGCTAACGTCCATAGATTTATCTGACTCTGCATTTGTCTGCAAGGATTCCGTCAGAATACTTGCACACATCAGCAATTATGATAGCCTGACATGGTTCGGCAGTATAAATTTTGATGAAGTACTTTCTCATGATTCAATTTTAGTTACGGTACAATCGGAACCTCAAAAAACATACTATCTGAAAGCCTATTATGCGGGCTGTGAGACTATTGACAGTATAGCCGTATTTTACAACGATACCTTACCAAGCATCCGCATCAACAGAGACAAACTTCTTTACTGTGAAGATAGTGTAAGCACTTCTGCAACGGTAGATTTTAATACAACTCTTACATGGTCAACAGACCCGGATTTCAACCATGTTATTTCTGCCGATTCATCCTTTACCTATGTTCAGACCGATTCAGTACAATGGTATTATTTCAGGGCAACATACAACTTCTGCTATGTCATTGACAGCATAAAATTAGAAAAGCAAAACATCCGGTATGCTGCCGAAAACAAATCCGTTTGCCTGGGCGACAGCCTGACTGTGCGATTGTCTGTTCAAACCCACGGGCAATATGACATAAAATGGATGACGGAATCAGATACGCTTGAGACGAGCGATACTGACTCAATCCATATAAAACCCAACCAGTCTCATACCCTTTATTTTTCCGTTATTAATACCTACGGTTGTTCGGTGGATGATTCCCTGTTGATAACAGTTCATCCATTACCAACAGTAAGTGCGACAGTGGACAAACCGGTCATATTTACAGGAGAACAGGTGCAATTAACGGTAACACAGGATGAAGAATATTCTTATAACTGGACACCTTCGAGCCTCGTTTCTCAGACAAACATCTTCAACCCCGTATCCTCACCGACAGAAACCACCGTCTATACAGTAAGCGTAAATACTTCTGATAACTGTATCGGTCAGGATACTGTCAGCGTGCAGGTGCTGGAATCCGTATGTGATAAGAATCTGGTATTTATTCCGAACGCTTTCACACCGAACGGTGACAAAGTAAACGATGAATTCAAAGTGAGGGCCAGTACGCTAAAAAACATACAACTCGTCATTTATGACCGTTGGGGCAATAAAGTTTTTGAAAGTGATGACATCCACAAAGGGTGGGACGGCACCTATAAAGGCCAGCCGGCATTGTTGGATGCATACGGTTATTTTTTTACCGGTCAATGCCTGCAGGGAGAGAAAATTTCTTTAAAAGGCAACGTTACCCTACTGCGTTAG
- a CDS encoding FAD-binding oxidoreductase, with the protein MDYQNRNFWGWGYKDFNLPDDATARLLNALRMGLGIKEFNKIQPVTLNQLRLREPRFKLTEELTLFCSRDTEQRAGHSYGKSFRDVWRGMNGIFPNPPDYVAYPKNENQISTLFDFAATNHIALIPFGGGSSVCGGVEPLIPPHYNGCITVDMLHFDKVLEVDKTSRSARIQAGIFGLDLEQQLKGYGLTLRHFPQSLEFSTLGGWIATRSGGHFATLFTHIDEFVQSVRMMTPTGGILHSRRLPGSGAGPSEERLVCGSEGTLGIITEAWMRLQDIPTCKATATLLFRDFAKGAEACRLLSQSGLNPSNARLISALEAFSNGLGDGVHTVLILGFESAHFAVDDNLKKATALCLDAGGTLSANASFEKTEDPDAMEWKKSFIRAPYIRDLLMCHGLIAETFETAVTWDKFTEFHNAVEQGVYCALKQQGMQGIITCRFTHIYPDGPAPYYTVIAKGKPGQQLEEWDFIKKTVSEILIEKGGTITHHHAVGRDHRPYYKMQSSATFQQMLKHAKTTVDAGWILNPGALINKEA; encoded by the coding sequence ATGGATTATCAGAACAGAAATTTTTGGGGATGGGGATATAAAGACTTCAATCTGCCGGACGATGCGACTGCAAGATTGCTCAACGCATTACGAATGGGACTTGGTATTAAAGAATTCAATAAGATCCAGCCTGTAACGCTGAATCAGCTTCGCTTACGCGAGCCGAGGTTCAAACTGACGGAAGAACTTACATTATTCTGCAGCAGAGATACCGAACAGAGAGCTGGACATTCCTATGGGAAATCATTCCGGGATGTGTGGCGGGGCATGAACGGTATCTTTCCCAATCCGCCAGATTATGTTGCCTATCCGAAAAATGAAAATCAGATTTCCACTCTGTTTGATTTTGCCGCAACCAATCATATTGCGCTGATTCCATTTGGCGGCGGCTCCAGTGTTTGCGGCGGTGTAGAACCATTAATTCCGCCACACTATAACGGCTGCATCACAGTGGATATGCTGCATTTTGACAAGGTGCTGGAAGTGGATAAAACCAGCCGGAGTGCGCGGATACAAGCCGGCATCTTCGGTCTTGATCTGGAACAGCAGTTAAAAGGATACGGGCTGACATTGCGGCATTTTCCTCAGAGTCTGGAATTTTCCACGCTGGGCGGCTGGATTGCCACCCGTTCCGGCGGACACTTTGCCACATTGTTTACGCATATAGATGAATTTGTTCAATCGGTAAGAATGATGACTCCTACGGGCGGCATTTTACATTCCCGCCGCCTTCCCGGCTCAGGCGCCGGGCCCTCGGAAGAACGATTGGTTTGTGGCTCTGAAGGCACTTTAGGCATCATTACAGAAGCGTGGATGCGCCTGCAGGATATTCCAACCTGCAAAGCAACAGCCACCTTGTTGTTCCGCGATTTCGCTAAAGGAGCTGAGGCCTGCCGATTGCTCTCTCAGTCGGGATTAAATCCTTCCAATGCCCGGCTGATAAGTGCCCTTGAAGCATTCTCCAACGGATTAGGTGATGGCGTACACACAGTGCTGATTCTGGGTTTTGAATCAGCGCATTTTGCCGTGGATGATAACCTGAAGAAAGCGACAGCACTTTGTCTGGATGCAGGAGGCACTTTATCCGCCAATGCTTCTTTTGAAAAGACTGAAGATCCGGATGCTATGGAATGGAAGAAATCTTTCATCCGCGCACCTTATATCCGCGATCTGCTGATGTGTCACGGACTGATTGCCGAGACATTTGAAACCGCGGTAACCTGGGATAAGTTTACCGAATTCCACAATGCGGTAGAACAGGGCGTTTACTGTGCCTTAAAACAACAAGGCATGCAGGGTATCATCACCTGCCGATTCACCCATATTTATCCGGACGGCCCGGCTCCGTATTATACTGTAATTGCAAAAGGGAAACCCGGACAGCAACTCGAAGAATGGGATTTCATCAAGAAAACGGTATCAGAAATTCTTATAGAAAAGGGCGGAACGATCACACACCACCATGCCGTCGGGCGCGACCACAGGCCGTATTACAAAATGCAGTCGAGTGCTACTTTTCAGCAGATGCTGAAACATGCCAAAACAACCGTTGATGCCGGATGGATATTAAATCCAGGGGCTTTAATTAACAAAGAGGCATAG
- a CDS encoding peptide chain release factor 3 — MSIITDEIHRRKTFAIISHPDAGKTTLTEKFLLYGGAIQTAGAVKSNKIKKSATSDFMEIEKQRGISVATSVMTFEYQDTLINLLDTPGHKDFAEDTYRTLTAVDSVILVVDCVKGVEMQTEKLMEVCRMRNTPVIVFINKMDRDGKDPFDLLDELEQKLLIQVRPLSWPINSGTHFKGVYNLYDKQLNLFRASGTKVEEEYVSIKDLSDPELDKQIEARDAAKLREDVELLEGVYEPFDQETYKSGEIAPVFFGSGVNNFGVRELLETFIRIAPSPRGRNTNTRVVMPTEEKMTGFVFKIHANIDPNHRSRIAFLRVCSGRFERNKFYYHTRLKKELRFSNPVTFMASDKNIVEDAYPGDVIGMNDTGNFKIGDTLTEGEDMVFKGIPSFSPEIFKEMVNTDPMKTKQLEKGIRQLTEEGVAQLFTVHTTQAKIVGTVGELQFEVIQYRLLNEYGASCQFKPLQYYKACWLTSENPAKLNEFIRTKSNYIAFDKENQPVFLASSEWILRLTKQDYPDIHFHLTSEFNRDEVVV; from the coding sequence ATGTCTATCATTACCGACGAAATACACCGACGAAAAACATTTGCCATCATTTCCCACCCGGATGCCGGAAAAACAACGCTTACGGAGAAATTCCTGCTATACGGCGGTGCCATACAGACAGCCGGTGCCGTTAAGTCCAATAAGATAAAGAAGTCGGCGACATCCGACTTTATGGAGATTGAAAAGCAACGGGGGATCTCGGTAGCCACTTCCGTCATGACCTTCGAATATCAGGATACACTGATTAACCTGCTGGATACACCCGGCCACAAAGATTTTGCGGAAGATACCTATCGGACGCTGACAGCGGTCGACAGTGTTATCCTGGTAGTGGATTGTGTGAAAGGGGTGGAGATGCAGACGGAAAAACTCATGGAAGTCTGCCGGATGCGCAATACGCCGGTGATTGTTTTCATCAACAAGATGGACCGCGACGGAAAAGATCCGTTTGATTTACTGGATGAACTGGAACAGAAGTTACTGATACAGGTTCGTCCGCTTTCCTGGCCGATTAACAGTGGTACGCATTTCAAAGGTGTGTACAATCTATACGACAAACAGCTGAACCTGTTCCGCGCATCCGGAACTAAAGTGGAAGAGGAGTATGTGAGCATTAAGGACTTGAGCGATCCGGAATTGGATAAACAAATTGAGGCGAGGGATGCCGCTAAGCTCCGCGAAGATGTGGAACTGCTGGAAGGCGTTTATGAACCATTTGACCAGGAGACCTACAAAAGCGGTGAGATAGCACCGGTGTTCTTCGGCTCCGGGGTCAATAATTTCGGGGTGCGCGAGCTGCTGGAAACATTCATCCGAATTGCACCGTCGCCGCGAGGCAGAAATACCAATACCCGTGTGGTGATGCCGACGGAAGAGAAAATGACAGGTTTTGTTTTTAAGATACATGCGAACATTGACCCGAATCACCGGAGCAGGATAGCCTTTTTAAGGGTTTGTTCCGGCAGATTTGAACGCAATAAATTTTATTATCACACCCGTTTGAAGAAAGAACTGCGTTTCAGTAATCCCGTGACCTTCATGGCTTCCGATAAAAATATCGTGGAGGACGCCTACCCCGGCGATGTGATTGGTATGAACGATACCGGCAATTTCAAGATTGGAGATACACTGACAGAGGGAGAAGATATGGTGTTCAAAGGGATTCCGAGTTTCTCTCCTGAAATTTTCAAGGAAATGGTGAACACCGATCCGATGAAGACAAAACAACTGGAAAAAGGTATCCGTCAGCTGACGGAAGAGGGGGTGGCGCAGTTGTTTACCGTACATACCACTCAGGCAAAGATTGTCGGAACGGTGGGAGAGCTGCAGTTTGAAGTGATTCAGTACCGTCTGTTGAATGAGTACGGTGCATCCTGTCAGTTTAAGCCTTTGCAGTATTACAAGGCATGCTGGCTGACTAGTGAAAATCCTGCGAAACTGAATGAGTTTATCCGAACCAAATCCAATTATATTGCATTTGATAAGGAAAATCAGCCGGTATTTCTGGCGAGTTCGGAGTGGATATTGCGTCTGACTAAACAGGATTATCCAGACATTCACTTTCACCTGACCTCTGAGTTTAACAGGGACGAAGTGGTGGTGTGA
- a CDS encoding PaaI family thioesterase produces the protein MNKRVALFKTQIGQEKWLFDYPLMDWMNARVLDVEEGKVKMQFTVEKYMLNPIGILHGGIAAAMLDELMGAAGFTIGRPTGYATINMNIDYLNSAKAGETIIGEGIIIRAGKNVLHAEAKLYNQENKLLSKASSNLIATSVPIPF, from the coding sequence ATGAACAAACGAGTAGCATTATTTAAAACTCAGATAGGCCAGGAGAAATGGCTGTTTGATTATCCGCTGATGGACTGGATGAATGCCAGGGTGCTGGACGTGGAGGAAGGCAAGGTGAAAATGCAGTTTACAGTAGAAAAATATATGCTGAATCCGATAGGAATCCTTCACGGCGGTATTGCCGCTGCCATGCTGGATGAGCTGATGGGCGCTGCCGGCTTTACCATCGGCCGTCCAACCGGCTATGCCACCATCAATATGAATATAGATTACCTGAACAGCGCCAAAGCCGGTGAGACAATTATTGGAGAGGGTATCATTATCCGGGCGGGAAAAAATGTACTGCACGCAGAGGCTAAATTATACAATCAGGAAAATAAGCTCCTTTCGAAAGCCAGTTCCAACCTGATAGCCACTTCTGTTCCGATTCCGTTTTAA